The Mustelus asterias unplaced genomic scaffold, sMusAst1.hap1.1 HAP1_SCAFFOLD_3594, whole genome shotgun sequence genome window below encodes:
- the LOC144490678 gene encoding CUGBP Elav-like family member 3: MNRPIQVKPADSEGRGEDRKLFVGMLGKQQTDEDVRKLFEGFGTIEECTILRGPDGTSKGCAFVKFKTHSEAQAAIGALHGSRMLQASGSHSVSLEVGGAQDVDYVPNGASPVPCTADRSSYGGTSSSLVVKFADTDKERTLRRMQQVANQLGMFSPMAIQFGAYSAYTQALMQQQAALLATAQTTYLNPMPTAVQMQQVAAINPGSLIATPLTSTPGTS; this comes from the exons AGGACCGGAAGCTCTTTGTGGGAATGCTCGGGAAGCAACAGACGGACGAGGATGTGCGGAAACTGTTTGAGGGTTTTGGGACAATTGAGGAGTGTACCATTCTGCGGGGACCTGATGGAACCAGTAAAG GTTGCGCCTTTGTGAAATTCAAAACGCATTCGGAAGCACAGGCCGCCATTGGTGCACTGCACGGGAGCCGAATGTTACAG GCATCTGGATCTCACTCCGTCAGCCTAGAGGTCGGGGGAGCCCAGGATGTGGACTACGTACCCAACGGGGCCAGCCCTGTTCCCTGCACGGCCGACAGGAGTAGCTATGGG gGGACATCCTCGAGTCTGGTGGTGAAGTTTGCGGACACAGACAAAGAGCGGACCCTCCGTCGGATGCAACAAGTGGCTAACCAGCTGGGAATGTTCAGCCCAATGGCCATCCAATTCGGAGCGTACAGCGCGTATACCCAGGCG CTAATGCAGCAACAAGCTGCCCTGTTGGCCACTGCTCAGACCACCTACCTGAACCCCATGCCCACCGCAGTCCAGATGCAGCAAGTTGCCGCCATCAACCCCGGAAGCCTCATCGCTACGCCCCTAACATCAACACCAGgtacgtct